One genomic window of Nicotiana sylvestris chromosome 10, ASM39365v2, whole genome shotgun sequence includes the following:
- the LOC104237956 gene encoding uncharacterized protein: MSDSVNNYLENREENGVDVPGAGSSANVIKSKIVEQLGLLNQVVPASRVLHGFNMAGEITKGEIVLSVDVFGTVQNNKFHIIIGDMRYNALLGRPWIHSMRAVLSTLHQMIIFPAKDGITTIYGEQHMEKEMFVVYQETPSPCTRW, translated from the exons atgtctgactcAGTAAACAACTATCTTGAGAACCGCGAAGAAAATGGTGTAGATGTTCCAGGCGCTG gtagctcggccaacgtaaTCAAGTCAAAGATAGTGGAACAGCTCGGGTTGCTCAACCAAGTCGTGCCCGCCTCCCGGGtcctccacggcttcaacatggccgGCGAAATAACAAAGGGAGAGATCGTCCTCTCGGTTGATGTGTTCGGTACAGTTCAGAATAACAAGTTCCACATCATCAttggtgacatgaggtacaacgcattgcttggcaggccgtggatacacaGCATGAGAGCAGTGCTGTCAACTCTGCACCAGATGATAATATTTCCAGCGAAAGATGGCATAACAACCATATATGGtgaacaacatatggaaaaagaAATGTTCGTAGTTTACCAGGAGACACCAAGCCCCTGCACCAGATGGTAA